The genomic interval CGCGGCGTGCGTTCGCGCCTCGTGCCGATCCTCGACCCCGAGAAGACCGCCCGGAAGATCATCCGCGCCATCGAACGCAACCGCGATTTCCGCGGAATCCCCTGGGGATTCCACCTGATCCGCCTGGCGCAGGGGGTACTGCCGACCTCGTGGTTCGACTGCATCATCGGCCACTGGGCGGGCATCTACCACACGATGGACCACTTTACCGGACGAAAATAACCGCTTACACACATGGCAACTCTCGAAAATACCCCCTCCGAACGCATTACGGCACTCGCAGCGGCCCAGAAAGCCTACTTCCGACAGGGAGCGACGCTTCCCGAAGCATTCCGCCGCACGATGCTCCGGCGGTTCGACGCCGCGATGGTCAACTGGGAGAAGCGTCTCTGTGATGCCTTGTGGCAGGACTTGCACAAATCACCCGAGGAGGCTTACCTTACGGAAATCAGCATCGTGCGCGGCGAAATCCGCAACCACCTGCGCCACCTCAAGGCGTGGATGCGACCCGAACGGAGGCCGACGCCGATGAAACTCCTGCCGTCGAAGAGCCGTATCCTCTCGGAACCCCTCGGGCAGGCGCTGATCGTCGCACCGTGGAACTATCCCGTGCAGCTGTTGCTCAATCCCCTGGTCGGTGCCATCTCGGCCGGGTGTACCGCCCTGCTGAAGCCCTCGCCCTACACGCCGACCGTCGCCCGGACGATCGAGGCGATGATCCGGGAGATTTTCGACGAGGAGTATGTCGTCGTCGTGCAGGGCAACCGCGTGGTGAACCGCCAGTTGTTCGACATGCGTTGGGATGTGATCTTCTTCACCGGAAGCCCTGACCTCGGACGGCAGGTCATGGAAGCCGCAGCGCGTACGTTGACGCCCGTCGTGCTGGAACTGGGCGGCAAGAGCCCCTGCATCGTCGACCGCGGAGCCGATATCACCGTCGCCGCCCGCCGCATCGCCTGGGGCAAGACCCTCAACGCCGGACAAACCTGCATCGCCCCCGACTACCTGCTGCTCCACCGTTCGCTGCAGGAGCCTTTCCGCAAAGCCTATGCCCAGGCGCTGCGCGAACTCCACGGCGACGATGCCCGGAAAAGCCCCTATTTCGTACGCATTGTCAACGCCCGGGCCTTCGAACGAGTCTCGGGATACCTCTCACAAGGTCGTATCACGATCGGAGGAGACACCGACGCTGCAGAACGCTATATCGAACCGACGCTCCTCGAAGAGGTCGACCCCGCATCGCCGGTCATGCAGGAGGAGATTTTCGGTCCCGTGCTGCCCGAGTTGCTCTTCGACGAGACACAGGAGGCCATTGACTTTATTACTGCGCGCGAGAAACCGCTGGCGCTCTATTACTTCGGACCCGAAAAGCAGGGGGAGCGCGTGTTGCTCCACACCTCGTCGGGCGGAGCATGCCTCAACGACACGATCATGCACATCGCCAACGACCAGCTGCCCTTCGGCGGCGTGGGAAACTCCGGGATGGGCCGCTACCACGGACGTGAGAGTTTCGACGCCTTTTCCCACCGCCGGGCCCTCGTCTGCGCCCCGCAAAAGTTCGACCTCCCGTTCCGTTACCCGCCTTATAAGGGATTCCGGTGGGTAAAGAAGATTTTATAGCGAACGCGGGCTGCGAAGGCGTACCCATCCGTCGCCGCAGCTCTCCAACGACAGATTCCCAGAACGGGAAGCACAAACTTTTCCGAAAATTCCCTATCTTTGCCCCGCAGGCCCGCTCTGTCGCTGCCGGCCGCTGGCCGGGAGAGGAAAGTCCGGGCAACACAGAGCGCCACGCAAGCTAACGGCTTGATGGCCGTAAGGTCATGGGAGCGTAACAGAAAACAACCGCCGGTAAAGGCGTCCGGGTGGGGCCGACAGGCCGAAAGGCGTGCGGCACCGAAACCTGGAATTTCCGATCGGCAAGGGTGAAAAGGCGGGGTAAGAGCCCACCGCGGAGGCAGTGATGTCATCCGGCCGTACGTCCCGTGGGTTGCAAGACCATGTATACCGGCAATGAAGGGTTGCTCGCCCGATGCCGGGGGGTAGGTTGCTGGAGGCGGCAGGTGACTGCCGTCGTAGATAAATGACAGGGGCCCGAAGTCCGCTTCGGGAACAGAACCCGGCTTACAGGGCCTGCACGTTACCAAGGGCGTCCTTCCGCATGGCAAGGGCGCCCTTTTTCAATCGAACGCACCGCCCCTCACGCAACCTCCCGCCGGGACAATCCCCGCTTCCCGAAAGTTCCTCCCAAAGAAATCCGCCGCTCCGGCCATCCTCCCGCCGCACAACCTCCGCCGGGACAATCGCCCGCCACCTAGAAGTCCTTTCCGAAACAATTTGCCTGCCGGTTCATCGGCCTGCTCCGCCATTCAGTTATCCCGAACTTCCCGCTTCGGAAGGTATCCCGATATACGCCCTTCATCAAAACGGCACATTTCAATATCGTTTCAACACGATTTCAATCATATTTCGATATGAAATATGAAAAGCCCCGTATAAACCCAATCCGTCGACAAAAAAAACTTTCAAAGAGGATTTTCCTGCCCAAACACAAGTCCATACGTCTATATAACGACCGGGAATATATAGACACAAGG from uncultured Alistipes sp. carries:
- a CDS encoding aldehyde dehydrogenase family protein; its protein translation is MATLENTPSERITALAAAQKAYFRQGATLPEAFRRTMLRRFDAAMVNWEKRLCDALWQDLHKSPEEAYLTEISIVRGEIRNHLRHLKAWMRPERRPTPMKLLPSKSRILSEPLGQALIVAPWNYPVQLLLNPLVGAISAGCTALLKPSPYTPTVARTIEAMIREIFDEEYVVVVQGNRVVNRQLFDMRWDVIFFTGSPDLGRQVMEAAARTLTPVVLELGGKSPCIVDRGADITVAARRIAWGKTLNAGQTCIAPDYLLLHRSLQEPFRKAYAQALRELHGDDARKSPYFVRIVNARAFERVSGYLSQGRITIGGDTDAAERYIEPTLLEEVDPASPVMQEEIFGPVLPELLFDETQEAIDFITAREKPLALYYFGPEKQGERVLLHTSSGGACLNDTIMHIANDQLPFGGVGNSGMGRYHGRESFDAFSHRRALVCAPQKFDLPFRYPPYKGFRWVKKIL